AGGTGTCATTCGCCTGGCGCACCACGCTCAGGCGGTAGACGGTGCCCAGATCACTGCCGCCCACCCGCAGGGAGTAGCCGTTGCCATCGATGAAGCGATTGCAGATGCCGGTGAAATCGAAGCTCCCCAGCAACGGATCCACCTGGGCGGGGGCGGCGCCGGCGGTGGCGAAGCAGGGGCGCCGATTGCTGACCTGCTCATAGATGTTGAGCTGGGCCCGCTCGCCCGAGCCGATCGGGGCCGCCACCAGCACGAAACGCTCCTGGAGCACGTCGCGGGCGTCGAACAAGGCCCCCTGGGAGACCACCACCGGCATGGTCTTCGCCACCGCGGGGGAGGGGAGGCCAGCGGCACCTGGTGCCACGGCTGCCGGATTGGCGCTCGACGGGGCAGCCTTCAGAGGAACAGCTGTTAGCGGGAGAGCTTTTGTAGGAGCAGCTGTAACGGGAACAGGTTCAGTGGAAACAGCCTTTAAGGGAACAGCCTTTGGGGGAACAGCCTTCGCCGGTCCAGCGTCCGCCAGGGGAGTCACCGCAACGGCAGGAACCGGCGTCTTGACGGCCTGGGCCAGGGCCCGCGGGGCCTCCGCGCCCACGAATCCCGTCGCCACAACGGCCATGGCCAGGGGGAGCAACACGGGAGGAACGGTGCGTTTCACGACAACAGGGACGGCGATGGGGAGATCGTAGAAGTGCTCCCGCCCAGCGCCAGGGGGCTCAGACCGGGTTGTTGAGACGAATTGCGACCAGCAGGCTTATGGCAGTGCCGGGCAGGCTGAGCCCGAGGATCAGCCCGGTGAGGGTGACCCCCAGATCAGGGTCGCCGTAGGCCAGCTCGAACACCGATCCGGTGGCGGCGATGCCGAGTACGCAGGCCAGGGCCAGGAACAGGCCGGCCAAGGGTTTCATCGGCATCGGTTCAGCGGATGGAGCGGACGTGGGTGCGGTCGAAGCCCCTCTCCTGCAGCTCCTCATTGAGGCTGAGTTCATCGGTGACCCGGTCCACGAACAGCACACCGGTGAGGTGGTCCATCTCGTGGAGAACACAGCGGGCCAGCAGACCGTCGGCCTTGAGGCGGCGGGGGCGGCCCTGTTCATCGCGGAAGCTCAGCTCCACGGCGCTGGGCCGCACCACATTGAGGTAGACCCCGGGGATGCTCAGGCAGCCTTCCTCATAGGTTTCGAGCGAACCACTGGTGGTCGTGATCTCCGGGTTGATCAGCACCAGGGGCGGGGTGGCGGCGT
This sequence is a window from Cyanobium sp. ATX 6F1. Protein-coding genes within it:
- a CDS encoding DUF3747 domain-containing protein — translated: MAPGAAGLPSPAVAKTMPVVVSQGALFDARDVLQERFVLVAAPIGSGERAQLNIYEQVSNRRPCFATAGAAPAQVDPLLGSFDFTGICNRFIDGNGYSLRVGGSDLGTVYRLSVVRQANDTFLLASPTKSNPGPEMVVARTGGPGSGFLQLVPEPGWKLMRRHFGARALGHVYVYRDSWPTEALTQQPPVPPTPPTRPAS
- the def gene encoding peptide deformylase, encoding MASLFAQMARTAEQTNRGVQVSKEPLDSPPLRIHTLGEQSLRAPAKRISKVDESVRELARNMLLSMYAARGIGLAAPQVGVNRQLLVIDLDLENAATPPLVLINPEITTTSGSLETYEEGCLSIPGVYLNVVRPSAVELSFRDEQGRPRRLKADGLLARCVLHEMDHLTGVLFVDRVTDELSLNEELQERGFDRTHVRSIR